In the genome of Acidimicrobiales bacterium, the window ACGAGACGCTCTTCGAGGAGAAGCTCGACCTGCTCACCCGGCTGCTCCGCGAGCAACCCGTCACCTGGTCCGGCACCGTCCGCTCACCGCTCACCGACCAGTTCGTGAGCCCTCCCCTCCCCGAGGGCCGCGTCCCCACCTGGGTCGGCGTCGGCGGCAGCCCCGAGTCAGTGATCCGGGCCGCCCGCTACGGCCTGCCCCTGATGCTGGCGATCGTCGGCGGCGACCCCGGTCGGTTCGCCCCCTACGTCGACCTCTACCAGCGCACCCTCGAGGAGCGCGGGTACCCACCGGGGCCCGTCGGTGTGCACTCGCACGGGTACGTGGCGCCGACGGACCAGGAGGCGGTCGACATCCAGTGGCCCCACTGGAGGGACCTGCTCGAGGCCTCGTCACGCGAGCGCGGCTCGGCGCTCCCGACGCCCAGCCGCTTCCAGGCGGAGATCGCCACCGGCTCCTTGTACGTCGGCTCGCCCGACACCGTCGCCGCCAAGCTGGCCGCCACCATCCGGACGCTCGGGCTCCGCCGCTTCGACTTCGTCTACGGCCTGGGAGGAGTCCCCCACGAGCAGAAGCTGGCGACCATCGGGCTCTACGGCCGCGAGGTGATCCCCCGGGTCCGCAAGCTCCTCGCCGACCGGGGTGACGGCTGAGGCTCTGCACCCCCGACCTCCGACCTCCAACCTCCGGGGTCAGGAGTCGGCGGGGCGTCGGTTGGTCGTCCACTTCTCGACCTCGATGGCCACCAGGTAGGTGAGGGCGATGGCGACGATCAGTGCCCAGTGCGCCGGGTCCAGCGGTTCGAGCGACAGGATGTCCCGTAGCGCGGGGGTGACGACCAGCAGCACCTGGAGGGCGACGGTCACCGCGACCGCGACGACGAGGGAGCGGTTGGTGAAGAGGCCGAGGCGGCGCAGCGACGTGCGCTCCGAGCGCATGGCGAACCCCCCGGCGAGCTCGGCGAAGGCGATCGACGTGAAGAGGACGGTCTGCCAGGCGTCGTCGTCGGCGTCCCACAGGGCGTAGACGGGGACGAACGTCAGGACGGTGAGCATGGCCCCGCGGGTGAGGATCCGGCGGCCCCGGTCGGCACCGAGCAGGCTCTCGCCCCGCGGCGTGGGGGAACGCTGCATGACCCCGGGCTCGGGCGGTTCGACCGCGAGCGCCATGGCGGGCAGGCCGTCGGTGACCAGGTTCAGCCACAGGAGCTGGAGCGGGAGCATGGCGACGGGCATGCCGACGATCGGTGCCACGACCATGATCGTCACCTCGGCGACGTTGCCGCTGAGGATGTTGCGGATGAACTTGCGGATGTTGTCGAACACCACCCGGCCTTCACCGACGGCGGCGACGATCGTCGCGAAGTTGTCGTCCTGGAGGACCATGTCGGCGGCGTCCTTGGTGACGTCGGTGCCCGTGATCCCCATGGCGACGCCGATGTCGGCCTGTTTGAGGGCGGGGGCGTCGTTGACGCCGTCGCCGGTCATGGCCACCACGTGCCCCTGGCTCTGGAGCACTCCGACGATGCGGATCTTGTCCTCGGGGGACACGCGCGCGTAGATCGAACGGTCGCGGATGGT includes:
- a CDS encoding LLM class flavin-dependent oxidoreductase yields the protein MSAHDDFEFGLDTAAQITLDGSGRQLDGDQVIRNTVEEAVLADSVGIDSFNIGEHYRPEFMDSAGHVILAAIAGRTERIRLGTAVTVLSTQDPVRVYTEFATLDAVSKGRAQLIVGRGSLTESFPLFGLDLADYETLFEEKLDLLTRLLREQPVTWSGTVRSPLTDQFVSPPLPEGRVPTWVGVGGSPESVIRAARYGLPLMLAIVGGDPGRFAPYVDLYQRTLEERGYPPGPVGVHSHGYVAPTDQEAVDIQWPHWRDLLEASSRERGSALPTPSRFQAEIATGSLYVGSPDTVAAKLAATIRTLGLRRFDFVYGLGGVPHEQKLATIGLYGREVIPRVRKLLADRGDG
- a CDS encoding cation-translocating P-type ATPase; protein product: PRIFELPFDSDRKRMSTVHALPARVDDVPAALRAAFRLEDKVGLPDCIAFTKGAVDGLVPLCDTYQTGDTTAPLDDERRRRALEAGDQLAAEGVRVLGVAMRRWPNAEAVPRDEQLERGLTLVGLVGMIDPARPEVRDAIATCREAGVRVMMITGDHPLTAQAIGRDLGLVGDDVQTVTGAELGRLDGADLDATIRDRSIYARVSPEDKIRIVGVLQSQGHVVAMTGDGVNDAPALKQADIGVAMGITGTDVTKDAADMVLQDDNFATIVAAVGEGRVVFDNIRKFIRNILSGNVAEVTIMVVAPIVGMPVAMLPLQLLWLNLVTDGLPAMALAVEPPEPGVMQRSPTPRGESLLGADRGRRILTRGAMLTVLTFVPVYALWDADDDAWQTVLFTSIAFAELAGGFAMRSERTSLRRLGLFTNRSLVVAVAVTVALQVLLVVTPALRDILSLEPLDPAHWALIVAIALTYLVAIEVEKWTTNRRPADS